From the genome of Desulfovibrio aminophilus, one region includes:
- a CDS encoding glycerol dehydrogenase, whose translation MISSTVFPGRYVQGAGALSRLPGELARLGRRHFLICSPTPLERVLPPLLPELEAAGAVRAERFGRECSAQEIARLLALAKDFGAGTVCALGGGKTLDAAKIVAARLGVPAAIVPTIASTDAPCSSVSIIYSPEGVFERVETLPRNPDLVLVDTALVAAAPARYLVAGMGDALATWFEADACRISRATTIAGGVGSMSALALARLCYETVRDWGPAARTACEAGVVTPAVERVVEANTLLSGLGFESGGLAAAHSVHNGLTALPATHRLFHGEKVAFGVLASLHLTGKPPLLVDEVYAVCGGLGLPTTLADLGLDGVAEEDLARVAEKSCAPGESIRNEPVEITPGLVLAAIKAADAEGRRRKKAAARA comes from the coding sequence ATGATCAGCTCCACCGTTTTTCCCGGCCGCTACGTCCAAGGGGCCGGAGCCCTGTCCCGGCTGCCCGGCGAACTGGCCCGCCTGGGCCGCCGACACTTCCTCATCTGCTCCCCGACCCCCCTGGAGCGCGTGCTGCCGCCCCTGCTGCCGGAACTTGAGGCCGCGGGCGCGGTCCGGGCCGAACGCTTCGGCCGCGAGTGCTCGGCCCAGGAGATCGCGCGGTTGCTGGCCCTGGCCAAGGATTTCGGGGCCGGGACCGTCTGCGCCCTGGGCGGGGGCAAGACCCTGGACGCCGCGAAGATCGTGGCGGCCCGGCTCGGCGTGCCCGCGGCCATCGTCCCGACCATCGCCTCCACGGACGCGCCGTGCAGCTCGGTGAGCATCATCTATTCCCCCGAGGGCGTGTTCGAGCGGGTGGAGACGCTGCCCCGCAACCCCGACCTCGTGCTGGTGGACACCGCGCTCGTCGCCGCCGCCCCGGCCCGGTACCTCGTCGCGGGCATGGGCGACGCCCTGGCCACCTGGTTCGAGGCGGACGCCTGCCGGATCAGCCGCGCCACGACCATCGCGGGCGGCGTGGGCTCCATGAGCGCCCTGGCCCTGGCCCGGCTCTGCTACGAGACGGTCCGCGACTGGGGCCCGGCCGCGCGCACGGCCTGCGAGGCGGGCGTGGTCACCCCGGCGGTGGAGCGGGTGGTGGAGGCCAACACGCTGCTGAGCGGCCTGGGCTTCGAGAGCGGCGGCCTGGCGGCGGCCCATTCCGTGCACAACGGCCTGACCGCCCTGCCCGCCACGCACCGGCTGTTCCACGGCGAAAAGGTCGCCTTCGGCGTGCTCGCCTCCCTGCACCTGACCGGCAAGCCGCCGCTGCTGGTGGACGAGGTCTACGCCGTGTGCGGGGGGCTCGGGCTGCCGACCACCCTCGCGGACCTGGGGCTGGACGGGGTCGCGGAGGAGGATCTGGCCCGAGTGGCGGAAAAGTCCTGCGCGCCCGGGGAGAGCATCCGCAACGAGCCCGTGGAGATCACGCCCGGGCTGGTCCTCGCGGCCATCAAGGCCGCCGACGCGGAAGGCCGCCGACGCAAGAAGGCCGCCGCCCGGGCGTGA
- a CDS encoding autotransporter domain-containing protein, whose product MERGARITGPRGPAARTPRHGGRGPRPSRRGLLAALVLFALWLLPTSALALTTENFQTDLGPLDANPAGYRGLDYTLRDGSRSVVGLSRWSVDGGFDASVNPMGDGCLITDWPSDLGTVREIDIARTGGGKFNFNGVALCNYTDNGGGIHAAVSVTIQGYSGGTKIYDSGPQTMPQVGYGWLSYTPGSLWIGLDEVRIVASERLDPYVDNVSYDFASATTSAASAITSTGATLNGVVNPQGGSAAVTFGYGLTTAYGSTATAAESPVTGSSNTPVSAAVTGLTCGTTYHYRVTATMGGLPYNGDDVTFATSACNIAPAFVGATTTLSVVRDAAATDVKDLLHVSDTSSGQTLTWSQSVAPDHGGTLSFSGATASSGGTDIAPGGSITYTPAGGYTGTETFTVQVGDGEATATRTITVTVKTPQTITFANPGVQDFGTSPTLSATASSTLAVSFSSGTPAVCTTTGAGALTFVATGACTINADQAGDATYAPAPQVSQSFTVAPVAPGAPTIGAATAGDHQATVSFTAPASTGGAAITSYTVTASPGGNTGTGAASPITVSGLTNGTSYTFTVTATNSAGTGPASAASAGVTPKSGQTISFANPGTQTYGTSPTLSATASSGLTVGFSSATPAVCTITGAGALTFVNTGACTINADQAGDATYLPAPQVNQSFTVAGPTVTISPTSLPAAISGAAYSQTLTAGGSTAPYTFAVTSGALPAGMSLSAAGVLSGACVVEGSSTFTVTATDASASHFTGSQGYTLAVNPLAPVANAVSTSVAYNSAGNAVPLSITGGAPASVAVAAAPGHGAAAVVGLGITYTPVSGYSGADSFTYTATNAGGTSAPAVVSVTVTALAPVAGAVSVNVLADSSGNAIPLNVTGGAPASVAVTSAPGHGTATVGGTSITYTPTTGYIGADSFAYTATNSGGTSAPATVTITVQARPNPAQDATVQGLVSAQVTAANRFAKAQISNFQSRLEDLHDRPEPTRNGAPPPQARTGGRSSGSTGWSPGNGQTGPATPFPPRTWDAKAWGPGAAARNSETPPLSALASGLGISGFGGLSGGWDIGSLLMAAAKSSERSGSRVAPLPSLNLDSETDDLLGTGLSAWTGGAISIGSSTDSDTSFTTSGVSAGMDFRVNDQLLLGMGVGYGHEYATIGDDGSKSTGDSYGVMFYGSFLPLEGFFLDGLVGVNHLDFDIRRYVGAAGTHATSERQGTQWLTSISGGYEFKTSSLMLSPYGRLDLASTHLDRSEESGAGAYDLVYFKQDLSTTRLALGLRGSLLYTYESLTAKPFARVEYQRDFSDSGVATMAYADQGTSGATYQYSLSPTDRNTLVLGGGADLLFRDSWQLGLEYRYTQGSSTRMQTMRALLQKVLTF is encoded by the coding sequence ATGGAGCGCGGAGCACGCATCACGGGGCCGCGAGGCCCGGCGGCCAGGACGCCGCGACACGGGGGGCGGGGGCCCCGGCCTTCGCGCCGGGGACTCCTCGCCGCCCTGGTCCTGTTCGCGCTCTGGCTCCTGCCGACCTCGGCCCTGGCCCTGACCACCGAAAACTTCCAGACCGACCTCGGCCCGCTCGACGCCAACCCGGCCGGCTACCGCGGCCTGGACTACACCCTGCGCGACGGCTCCCGCTCCGTCGTCGGCCTGAGCCGCTGGTCGGTCGACGGCGGTTTCGATGCGAGCGTGAACCCGATGGGCGACGGCTGCCTCATCACGGATTGGCCGAGCGACCTTGGAACCGTCCGGGAGATCGACATCGCCCGGACCGGGGGCGGGAAGTTCAACTTCAACGGGGTCGCGCTCTGCAACTACACGGACAATGGCGGCGGCATCCATGCGGCGGTCAGCGTCACCATCCAGGGTTACAGCGGAGGGACCAAGATCTACGACAGCGGCCCGCAGACCATGCCGCAGGTGGGCTACGGCTGGCTGTCCTACACCCCGGGCTCGCTCTGGATCGGCCTCGACGAGGTGCGGATCGTCGCCAGCGAGCGGCTGGACCCCTACGTGGACAACGTCAGCTACGACTTCGCCTCCGCCACCACCAGCGCCGCCAGCGCCATCACCTCCACCGGGGCGACCCTGAACGGCGTGGTCAATCCCCAGGGCGGCAGCGCGGCCGTCACCTTCGGCTACGGCCTGACCACCGCGTACGGAAGCACGGCCACCGCCGCTGAAAGCCCGGTCACGGGTTCGAGCAACACCCCGGTCAGCGCGGCCGTCACCGGCCTGACCTGCGGCACCACCTACCACTACCGGGTGACCGCGACCATGGGCGGGCTGCCCTACAACGGCGACGACGTGACGTTCGCCACCTCCGCCTGCAACATCGCGCCCGCCTTCGTCGGCGCGACCACGACCCTCTCCGTGGTGCGCGACGCGGCCGCCACGGACGTGAAGGACCTGCTGCACGTGAGCGACACGAGCTCCGGCCAGACCCTGACCTGGAGCCAGAGCGTGGCCCCGGACCACGGCGGGACCCTGAGCTTTTCCGGGGCCACCGCGAGTTCCGGCGGCACGGACATCGCCCCCGGCGGCAGCATCACCTACACCCCGGCCGGGGGCTACACGGGCACGGAGACCTTCACCGTGCAGGTCGGCGACGGCGAAGCCACCGCCACCCGCACCATCACCGTGACGGTGAAGACCCCGCAGACCATCACCTTCGCCAATCCCGGCGTCCAGGACTTCGGCACGTCGCCCACCCTGTCGGCCACGGCCAGCTCCACGCTCGCGGTCAGCTTCAGCTCGGGCACCCCGGCCGTGTGCACCACCACCGGGGCCGGGGCGCTCACCTTCGTCGCCACCGGCGCCTGCACCATCAACGCCGACCAGGCGGGCGACGCCACATACGCCCCCGCGCCCCAGGTGAGCCAGAGCTTCACCGTGGCTCCGGTGGCCCCCGGCGCGCCCACCATCGGCGCGGCCACCGCCGGGGATCACCAGGCGACGGTGAGCTTCACCGCCCCGGCCTCCACCGGCGGCGCGGCCATCACCTCCTACACCGTCACCGCGAGCCCGGGAGGCAACACCGGCACGGGCGCGGCCAGCCCCATCACGGTGAGCGGGTTGACCAACGGCACGAGCTACACCTTCACCGTCACGGCCACCAACTCGGCGGGCACCGGACCGGCCTCGGCCGCGTCCGCCGGAGTGACGCCCAAGTCCGGCCAAACCATCAGCTTCGCCAACCCCGGCACCCAGACCTACGGCACGTCGCCCACGCTTTCGGCCACGGCCAGCTCCGGGCTCACGGTCGGCTTCAGCTCGGCCACCCCGGCCGTGTGCACCATCACCGGGGCCGGGGCGCTCACCTTCGTCAACACCGGCGCCTGCACCATCAACGCCGACCAGGCGGGCGACGCCACCTACCTCCCCGCTCCCCAGGTGAACCAGAGCTTCACCGTGGCCGGGCCGACCGTGACCATCTCGCCCACCAGCCTGCCCGCCGCGATCAGCGGCGCGGCCTACAGCCAGACCCTGACGGCCGGCGGCTCCACCGCGCCCTACACCTTCGCCGTCACCAGCGGAGCCCTGCCCGCGGGCATGAGCCTCTCGGCGGCGGGTGTGCTCTCCGGCGCCTGCGTCGTCGAGGGCTCCTCCACCTTCACGGTCACGGCCACGGACGCCAGCGCCTCGCACTTCACCGGCTCCCAGGGCTATACCCTGGCCGTGAATCCCCTGGCCCCGGTGGCCAACGCCGTGAGCACCAGCGTGGCCTACAACAGCGCGGGCAACGCCGTTCCCCTGAGCATCACCGGCGGCGCGCCCGCCAGCGTGGCCGTGGCGGCCGCGCCCGGCCACGGCGCGGCCGCGGTCGTCGGCCTGGGCATCACCTACACTCCGGTCTCGGGCTATTCCGGCGCGGACAGCTTCACCTACACCGCCACCAACGCGGGCGGCACCTCGGCCCCGGCCGTCGTGTCCGTCACCGTCACGGCCCTGGCTCCCGTGGCCGGGGCGGTGAGCGTCAACGTACTGGCCGACAGCTCGGGCAACGCCATCCCCCTGAACGTCACCGGCGGCGCGCCCGCCAGCGTGGCCGTAACCAGCGCGCCGGGCCACGGCACGGCCACGGTCGGCGGCACGAGCATCACCTACACCCCCACCACGGGCTACATCGGGGCGGACAGCTTCGCCTACACCGCCACCAACTCCGGCGGGACGTCGGCCCCGGCCACCGTGACCATCACGGTGCAGGCGCGGCCCAACCCGGCCCAGGACGCGACCGTGCAGGGGCTGGTCTCCGCCCAGGTGACCGCCGCCAACCGCTTCGCCAAGGCCCAGATCAGCAACTTCCAGTCACGTCTGGAAGACCTGCACGACCGGCCCGAGCCCACGCGGAACGGGGCCCCGCCACCGCAGGCCAGGACCGGAGGCCGGTCCAGCGGCTCCACGGGCTGGAGCCCCGGCAACGGCCAGACCGGCCCGGCCACGCCCTTCCCGCCCCGGACCTGGGACGCCAAGGCCTGGGGCCCCGGCGCGGCCGCCCGAAACAGCGAAACCCCGCCCCTCTCGGCCCTGGCCTCCGGCCTGGGGATCTCGGGATTCGGCGGCCTGTCCGGCGGCTGGGACATCGGCTCCCTGCTCATGGCGGCGGCGAAGTCCTCCGAGCGGTCCGGCTCGCGCGTCGCGCCCCTGCCCTCGCTGAACCTGGACAGCGAAACCGACGACCTCCTGGGCACCGGCCTCTCCGCCTGGACCGGCGGCGCCATCTCCATCGGCAGCAGCACGGACAGCGACACGAGCTTCACCACCTCGGGCGTCTCGGCGGGCATGGACTTCCGCGTCAACGACCAACTGCTCCTGGGCATGGGCGTGGGCTACGGCCACGAGTACGCGACCATCGGGGACGACGGGAGCAAAAGCACCGGGGACAGCTACGGGGTCATGTTCTACGGCAGCTTCCTGCCCCTGGAGGGCTTCTTCCTGGACGGGCTGGTGGGGGTGAACCACCTGGACTTCGACATCCGGCGCTACGTGGGCGCCGCCGGAACCCACGCCACCTCGGAGCGGCAGGGCACGCAGTGGCTCACCTCGATCAGCGGCGGCTACGAATTCAAGACCAGCAGCCTGATGCTCTCCCCATACGGGCGGCTGGACCTGGCCTCCACGCACCTGGACCGCAGCGAGGAAAGCGGCGCGGGGGCCTACGACCTCGTCTACTTCAAGCAGGACCTCTCGACCACCCGGCTCGCCCTGGGCCTGCGCGGCTCGCTGCTCTACACCTATGAGAGCCTGACGGCCAAGCCCTTCGCGCGCGTGGAGTACCAGCGCGACTTCTCGGACAGCGGGGTGGCCACCATGGCCTACGCCGACCAGGGGACCTCCGGCGCGACCTACCAGTACAGCCTGAGCCCGACGGACCGGAACACCCTCGTGCTCGGCGGCGGCGCGGACCTGCTCTTCCGCGACAGCTGGCAGCTGGGGCTGGAGTACCGCTACACCCAGGGCTCCAGCACGCGGATGCAGACCATGCGCGCGCTGCTGCAGAAGGTCCTCACGTTCTAG
- a CDS encoding phage tail protein, whose amino-acid sequence MADQFIAEIRLFAHGATPAGWMSCDGQLLQVASPDTAALHALIGNRYGGDGRTTFALPNLNGRIPGGAGEGKGLSARQLGQTIGVPASMATVEHFPQHRHQLCSIPVKANNTVAAQHTLGRGCLAGRTSEFKAYASETEHIEEMGAGAISSFTNPRMEKHENQQPHLALRFCIAFQGVYPPRPGD is encoded by the coding sequence GGACCAATTCATCGCCGAGATACGCCTGTTCGCCCACGGCGCGACGCCCGCGGGCTGGATGAGCTGCGACGGGCAGCTGCTTCAGGTCGCGTCCCCGGACACGGCGGCGCTCCATGCGCTCATCGGCAACCGCTACGGCGGGGACGGCAGGACCACCTTCGCCCTGCCCAACCTGAACGGCCGGATTCCCGGCGGCGCGGGAGAGGGCAAGGGGCTCAGCGCCCGGCAGCTGGGCCAGACCATCGGCGTTCCCGCGAGCATGGCGACCGTTGAGCACTTCCCCCAGCACAGGCATCAGCTCTGCTCCATCCCCGTGAAGGCGAACAATACCGTGGCGGCCCAGCATACCCTCGGGAGAGGCTGCCTAGCGGGGCGGACAAGCGAGTTCAAGGCCTACGCATCGGAGACGGAGCACATCGAGGAAATGGGCGCGGGCGCGATCTCGTCGTTCACCAACCCCAGGATGGAGAAGCACGAGAACCAACAGCCGCACCTGGCCCTGCGGTTCTGCATCGCCTTCCAGGGCGTCTACCCGCCAAGGCCGGGAGACTAG